The Ignavibacteriales bacterium sequence GGAAATACTGGAAATATAATTTGCAAAATCGGAACAGGTGGAAATTATGTTCTGCTCTCACACATGGATACCGCTCGATCTACATTAAATCTGAAACCGAAGATACTTGCTGATCGGATTACTTCCGACGGGACAACAATTCTTGGAGCTGATAATAGAGCTGGGATTGCCTCTCTGATTTATTCGCTTGAAAAATTAGTCAAGGGAAATATCCTTTTAAAAGATTTTACTCTGGCATTTACAACGCAGGAAGAGACTACTCTTCATGGATCACAAAATTTAGATCTAAACGGAAATATTAAAATGGGTTTTGTCTTTGATTCCCATCTTAAACCCGGAAATTTTATTTGTGAGTCTGCAGGATCAGTAGGTTTTTGTATCAAAGTTAAAGGGAAGGCTTCTCACTCCGGTTTAGCTCCTGAAAACGGAATTGACTCTATCAAAATTGCCAGTGTTGCGATCAGCAAAATTAATTTAGGCAAAATCGATTCTGACACTACCGCAAATATCGGAATAATCAATGGAGGAACCGCCACTAACGTTGTTCCAGAATTAACTTCTATCCACGGTGAGATTAGATCAACAGTCCCTTCGAAGATTGACGTAAAACTTTCTGAGATAAAACATGAATTTATATCTACCGCTAAGTTATACGGCGGGGAATGTGAATTCGAGTCTTTTTGGAATTTCAAACCATATAAAATTACTCCTGATAACGAAACTTACAAAACGATTGAGCGTGCAATAAGAAATGTAGGAATAATACCTATTCCTGAAATTTCAAAGGGAGGCAGTGATGCAAACTCTCTAAACACGAAAGGGATCCCTACGGTCAATCTTGGTATTGGTGCTGAGAATCCGCATGCAAATGATGAATACATCCTTTTCGAAGATCTCCAAAAAACTGCTGAAATAGCAATGGAGCTGATGAAAAAATGAAAATATTTAAACTTTTCTTATCCATTCTCCTCTTTAGTTCGTTTCTCTATTCTCAAACAAGAGGGAAACTATTTATTATCGGAGGCGGAACGGTACCCGGCTATATGATCGACAAATATGTTGAACTTGCCGGAGGGAAGAATTCAAAATTTTTAGTAGTTCCTATGGCAAGCGGAGTGCCTCAGCAATCTGCTTCTTCATTCATCAAAAAACTCCAAACAGCAGGATGTACAAAAGTAAAATATCTGATCAGCAATAAAGAAAGTGCCGATGCCGATTCTAATCTAATAAAATTAAAAAACGTTACAGGCATTTACTTTACCGGGGGAGACCAATCAAAACTAATTGCCGCATTAACCGGGACAAAATTACTTGAAGGGATAAAAAATATTTATAAGAATGGTGGAGTTATCGGAGGAAGTAGTGCAGGTGCGGCGGTGATGAGCGGTATGATGCTTACCGGAAATGAACTTGTAAACAAAGATACAGTTAACGCGTTCAATATTATTGTAAAGGGGAATGTGCAGACGGTTGACGGGTTCGGTTTTATTAATAATGCCATAGTAGATCAGCATTTCATTAAAAGAAAAAGAATTAATAGACTATTAACTCTGGTGCTAGAAAATCCGAAACTGGTTGGGATAGGAATTGATGAATCTACGGCTATTGTAGTTAATTCCGATGATACTTTTGAAGTAATTGGAGAAAGCCTGGTCACAGTATTCGACGCATCAAAGGTTAAAGATATTAGCACTGATAAAAATAATAACCTCTCTGCGAGCGATATAAGGATGCATCTGTTAAAAAGCGGCGATGCATATAATATTAAAAGTCATGCGGTTACCCATAAAAGGGACAAGCAATGAAGAAAAATCTCAACTTTAATACACTCGTAATGATATTTGCTGTAGTAGCGCTAGTTGCCCTGATAACCTGGATTGTACCGGGGGGCGAATATTCGAGAGAGATAAAAGATGGAAAAACTCTGGTAGTTCCAAACTCCTTTAAATATGTTGAGGGTAATCCGCAGGGGATCGGCGCTTTGTTCATGTCACCGTTAACCGGATTTGTGAAGGCAGCTGCCATAATTGGTTTTCTATTCATAATTGGAGGTGCGTTCAGTATAATCCAGAAAACTGGAGCCATTAAAGTTTCCGTTCAAAGACTGGCATACACATTTGCTAGAAAACCTCATCTGGAAAAATATTTCATTCCTATAACTATGATTATATTTTCAACTGCGGGAAGTATCTTCGCAAGTTCCGAAGAAGCCCTTCCATTCATTTTAATATTTATTCCTCTTGCATGGACTATGGGTTACGATTCAATTGTAGGAACAGCGATTCCATTTTTAGGATTAGCGGCCGGATTTGCAGGAGCTACTTTGAATCCGTTTACCGTTGGCATAGCTCAAAGTATTGCCGAGTTGCCACTCTACAGCGGTCTCGGTTATAGAGTAATCATATGGCTTATAAGTACTGCGTCTATGATAACATTCGTTATGGTTTATGCTAAAAAAGTTAAAGCCAAACCTGAAATTAGCCCGATGTTCAGCTTTGACAATGAGCGTAAGAAAAGCATGAACCTAGATAATAAGGTTGATGCTACTTTCACAATTCAACACAAAATGGTTTTGTTATCATTCTTAGTTGCAATGGTAATTCTGATTGTCGGGATTCTTGGATTTAAATGGTACATAACAGAACTTGGAGCTTTATTCCTGGCACTGGGTATTGTAGCGGGATTTGCAGGCAGATTAAATCTCAATCAAATGACAGATGCTTTCAAAGACGGCGCGAGAGATATGGTGGGGGTTGCCTTAATTATCGGTTGTGCCAGGGCGATTCTGGTAATAGCAACGGACGGTAAAGTTATCGATACGATGCTCTTCAGTCTGAGCGGATTAATAGTAAATCTGCATCCGGTAGTAGCCTCACAGGCCATGTTTGTTATGCAGGGCGTTATCAACTTTTTTGTTCATTCCGCTTCCGGGCAGGCTATGCTTACAATGCCCGTTATGTCTCCTCTGGCCGATGTGCTTGGAGTTTCACGGCAAATAGCTGTTCTGGCTTTTCAATTTGGCGAGGGATGGATAAATCCTATTCTACCTACTTCCGGTGTTACGATGGGAGTTCTTGGACTGGCGGGCATACCATGGGATAAATGGTTCAAATGGATGCTTCCCGTACAATTATTCTTTTTCATTCTGGCACTTCTGCTGCTGATTCCCCCATTCTTTTTCAATTATTAAACGGAAGTATTTAAAAAATAGACAGGCTTAAAAATGACAAGCTATAAAAAACTGAAAGAGAGAATTCAATTACACTACAACGAACTTCCTAAAAATCAAAAAAAGATTGCTGAATTTTTTCTCGAGAATTTCGATCATATCTCATTTCTTACCGTGCAGCAAGTTGCTGAGGCCACTTCAACAAATGTTGCCGCAGTTGTACGGTTCGCGCAGAGCATAGGGTTTTCCGGTTTCAGTGAAATGCGAGATGAAATTGTAGCGACACTTCAGAACCGGTTGCAAAGCAACAATGTTTTTCCACTGATTAAACCTTCTGAATTGGTTCACGATACATTAACAACGGTTGCTAATCAGGATATAACTAATATAAACGACACTTTGAACCTGAACGAAAGGGAAAATTACAATAAAGTAATTGATCTGATCATTAATTCCGAAAGAGTTTTTACAATCGGTCTGGGAATCTCACATTTACTCGCTCAAATTATTTCTTATCAACTTAATCAGATTGGTATTTTTTCCAATGTACTAACAAATAATCAATCTACCTTTCTTGAGCAGATCCTTTTCATGAATAAAAAAGATTTAATAATTAATCTTTCATTTCCCCCATATTCAAAAACAACAATCGAAGCAGCAAAATACGCAAGTGGTAAAAAGATAAAAGTTGTCTCCCTGACAAATAAAAAATCATCTCCAATTACTTTTTTCTCAGACGTCAGTCTTATTATAAAAAGCGAAAATATGTTATTCACAAATTCATTTGCGGCAATTTCAGTATTGATAAACGCAATTGTAACCGAATGCGCCCTGAGAAATAAACCGAAAGCCACTAAATGGTTAAGCGAACTTAAAAATATTACAAAAATTCAGGGCAATACAGTCGACTAACTATTAATTGAAAAGTTTACCAAGCAGAAAGAGAGCTAGAAAATAAACGGTTAATAATAATTCCATACGATAATGCATAGTAAGGAGATAGTCTGTATGAAAGTTACAATAATTCATGTATGCCTATTGATGATCATATCTGTTTCCATAGCATTTGGCGGAACTACAGGAAAACTTGCCGGCAGGGTAACAGATAGGTTGACAGGTGAGCCTCTAATTGGGGCAAATGTGGTCATAAAATCTATTCAACCAAATGCGGGCACAAGTACTGATATCGATGGTTATTACCACATTCTAAATCTCCCGCCAGGAAACTATGATGTTACAATCAGCTATATCGGATATGCCAGCACTGATTACCGGATTTCGATTAAGGTGGATCAAACAACCGAACTTAATGTTCCCCTCAGTACTTCAACATTATTAGCCAAAGAAGTTGTCATAGTAGGTGAGCGTACTATTGTGCAAAGAGATAAAAGTTCCACTATTCAACGTACGGATGCCGAAGAACTTGCATCTATGCCGGTTAATACGCTTACGGGAGTATTGCAGCTCCAGACCGGTGTTGTCAATCAGGGTGGTGATATTCATATACGCGGCGGTCGCTCTGGGGAGGTTGGATACTATATAGACGGATATCGTGTTGAAGATCCATTATTCAATGGCAATGTAATCGAAATAAATAATCAGGCAATTCAGGAGATGGAACTGCTATCAGGTACATTCAATGCCGAGTATGGAAATGCTCTATCCGGAATTGTGAATATTGTTACCAAAGACAATACCGACAAAATTAAAACGAATCTATCCTACAAACGAACAAAAGTTGGAATTGATGCATCGAGCGATAATTTGAATGAACGTTACATAGAAGGAACATTCAGCGCACCACTCGGGGAAGGAAGTCCTTTCGGAGTTATGATATCAGGTAAAAAAGTTAATGCAGACAGCTATTATTTTTCCGGAATATCGCAGCTTACCGCCAACGGTTTACAGTCGGTGGAATTTTCTAAAGATAATCCGTATGGATTTAACGACCAATCTTCTTTAATAGGCAAGTTTTTATGGACTCCTTTTAGTGGGGCCAAAGTAACATTACTTGATAACTACTCTTTTAGAAAGAACAGATCTTATAATCATATTATGCGTTTTATCCCAGACAGTACTTATATCAATGAATCAGAGAGCAACCTTATTGGATTAAATTTCCGCCACGCAGTTTCAAACGACCTCTTTTATGATATACGTCTTTCTTATTATCAATACTCTTATCTACGCAGAATAAACGGATGGAGTCCGGATCAATATACATTTCCTTCCTATTCAACATTTTCAAACAGTCTTTTCTACCGCAATATGTCTCAGACTGTTTATGAGAATCAAAAAACAAAATCATATTCTGCTAAAGCAGACATGACCTGGCAAATAGATAGATTTAATCTTGTAAAGGCTGGTTTTGAATTTAAATCAAATGATTTAGATTATTATTATATCGCAAACCCTAAAAATTTAACAGATCAGACAGTCAACATTTACAGAAAGAAACCATTCGAAGGATCCTTGTATGCTCAGGATAAAATTGAATTTGAAACTATCATTCTTAATGTGGGATTAAGGTATGATTTCTTTGACCCAAGTACTTCTTTTGCGGCCGATCCACTCAAACTCTCTGTACTGACTGAAACAAAAATGAAATCTTCCTTAAGTCCACGCGTAGGAATTGCGTACCCGGTTCGTGAAAATATGGTTTTCCACTTTGCATACGGACAATTTTTCCAGAGACCAGAATTTCAAACGCTGTATAATAATTTGGAAAGAGCATTTGCCAACCGGGGAACAACATTATTTGGTTCTCCAGCACTTGAACCGGAAAAAACATCAAGTTATGAGCTTGGAATGACCACTTCATTTGGAACTGGCTCTTCATTACAGATTACATTTTTCAGCAAAAAGATAGAAAACCTGATTGGTGTAGTTTGGAACTATACTCCACTGGCCTACGCATATTATATGAATGAAGATTTTGCGTCGGTGAAGGGTTTAGAAACCGGAATAAAGACTAGATTTCATAATTTTTATTTTACAGCTAATTATACCTACTCGATAGCAAAAGGAAGTTCATCAACACAGCAGCAACGCTATACAAGTGTATATAATATAGTGGGTGTTCAATCTCTTAAATTCCTTTCTTTAAATTTTGATCAGAGACATACAGCTAATATCCAAGTTGCCCTTGATTTTGGAAACGGAGAGGGACCGTTTGGATTTTTGCCATCTATCTTCGAGAATACATCAATAGATCTGATTGGACAATATGGAAGCGGGTTGCCTTACACTTTTAATCCAGCCAGGGCAATTTATGTAGCTGAACCAAATAACGCCCGGCTTCCGGAAAGAATCTCTTTTGACCTTTATGCACGGAAGAGTTTTAAAGTTGGTCCGACGGAACTTGGTTTATTCCTGGATATTCGAAATCTGCTTAATCGTAAAAATATTGTTTCTGTTTACTCGGCTACTGGTTCACCTGATGTGACGGGCGATCAAACAAATAAAGCTACTCCTGATTATATGCAGGATCCGACGAATTATGCTTCACCCCGGACAATTTATGTCGGTATAGATATTAAGTTATAGATAACTAGGATGAACTCGTTTCATCATTCTTTTTAGGAGAATAAAATATGAGAACGAATTTAAAAACAATATTTCTTGCAATAGCTATTCTTGTTGGTTCATTGGATGCCCAATATCGCCCAGACGCTCGTGAAAGTAAAGATGAGTATAGACAGCTCTCAAAAACAGCTGCACCAATCGATAGAGCACAAAATGTGATTAGCATAAATCAGCTGGGGCAGGTTGTTA is a genomic window containing:
- a CDS encoding M20/M25/M40 family metallo-hydrolase, with the protein product MAKFLITFLEKLGLKPAEDESANISDGNTGNIICKIGTGGNYVLLSHMDTARSTLNLKPKILADRITSDGTTILGADNRAGIASLIYSLEKLVKGNILLKDFTLAFTTQEETTLHGSQNLDLNGNIKMGFVFDSHLKPGNFICESAGSVGFCIKVKGKASHSGLAPENGIDSIKIASVAISKINLGKIDSDTTANIGIINGGTATNVVPELTSIHGEIRSTVPSKIDVKLSEIKHEFISTAKLYGGECEFESFWNFKPYKITPDNETYKTIERAIRNVGIIPIPEISKGGSDANSLNTKGIPTVNLGIGAENPHANDEYILFEDLQKTAEIAMELMKK
- a CDS encoding cyanophycinase; its protein translation is MKIFKLFLSILLFSSFLYSQTRGKLFIIGGGTVPGYMIDKYVELAGGKNSKFLVVPMASGVPQQSASSFIKKLQTAGCTKVKYLISNKESADADSNLIKLKNVTGIYFTGGDQSKLIAALTGTKLLEGIKNIYKNGGVIGGSSAGAAVMSGMMLTGNELVNKDTVNAFNIIVKGNVQTVDGFGFINNAIVDQHFIKRKRINRLLTLVLENPKLVGIGIDESTAIVVNSDDTFEVIGESLVTVFDASKVKDISTDKNNNLSASDIRMHLLKSGDAYNIKSHAVTHKRDKQ
- a CDS encoding TIGR00366 family protein, which gives rise to MKKNLNFNTLVMIFAVVALVALITWIVPGGEYSREIKDGKTLVVPNSFKYVEGNPQGIGALFMSPLTGFVKAAAIIGFLFIIGGAFSIIQKTGAIKVSVQRLAYTFARKPHLEKYFIPITMIIFSTAGSIFASSEEALPFILIFIPLAWTMGYDSIVGTAIPFLGLAAGFAGATLNPFTVGIAQSIAELPLYSGLGYRVIIWLISTASMITFVMVYAKKVKAKPEISPMFSFDNERKKSMNLDNKVDATFTIQHKMVLLSFLVAMVILIVGILGFKWYITELGALFLALGIVAGFAGRLNLNQMTDAFKDGARDMVGVALIIGCARAILVIATDGKVIDTMLFSLSGLIVNLHPVVASQAMFVMQGVINFFVHSASGQAMLTMPVMSPLADVLGVSRQIAVLAFQFGEGWINPILPTSGVTMGVLGLAGIPWDKWFKWMLPVQLFFFILALLLLIPPFFFNY
- a CDS encoding MurR/RpiR family transcriptional regulator; this translates as MTSYKKLKERIQLHYNELPKNQKKIAEFFLENFDHISFLTVQQVAEATSTNVAAVVRFAQSIGFSGFSEMRDEIVATLQNRLQSNNVFPLIKPSELVHDTLTTVANQDITNINDTLNLNERENYNKVIDLIINSERVFTIGLGISHLLAQIISYQLNQIGIFSNVLTNNQSTFLEQILFMNKKDLIINLSFPPYSKTTIEAAKYASGKKIKVVSLTNKKSSPITFFSDVSLIIKSENMLFTNSFAAISVLINAIVTECALRNKPKATKWLSELKNITKIQGNTVD
- a CDS encoding TonB-dependent receptor, translated to MKVTIIHVCLLMIISVSIAFGGTTGKLAGRVTDRLTGEPLIGANVVIKSIQPNAGTSTDIDGYYHILNLPPGNYDVTISYIGYASTDYRISIKVDQTTELNVPLSTSTLLAKEVVIVGERTIVQRDKSSTIQRTDAEELASMPVNTLTGVLQLQTGVVNQGGDIHIRGGRSGEVGYYIDGYRVEDPLFNGNVIEINNQAIQEMELLSGTFNAEYGNALSGIVNIVTKDNTDKIKTNLSYKRTKVGIDASSDNLNERYIEGTFSAPLGEGSPFGVMISGKKVNADSYYFSGISQLTANGLQSVEFSKDNPYGFNDQSSLIGKFLWTPFSGAKVTLLDNYSFRKNRSYNHIMRFIPDSTYINESESNLIGLNFRHAVSNDLFYDIRLSYYQYSYLRRINGWSPDQYTFPSYSTFSNSLFYRNMSQTVYENQKTKSYSAKADMTWQIDRFNLVKAGFEFKSNDLDYYYIANPKNLTDQTVNIYRKKPFEGSLYAQDKIEFETIILNVGLRYDFFDPSTSFAADPLKLSVLTETKMKSSLSPRVGIAYPVRENMVFHFAYGQFFQRPEFQTLYNNLERAFANRGTTLFGSPALEPEKTSSYELGMTTSFGTGSSLQITFFSKKIENLIGVVWNYTPLAYAYYMNEDFASVKGLETGIKTRFHNFYFTANYTYSIAKGSSSTQQQRYTSVYNIVGVQSLKFLSLNFDQRHTANIQVALDFGNGEGPFGFLPSIFENTSIDLIGQYGSGLPYTFNPARAIYVAEPNNARLPERISFDLYARKSFKVGPTELGLFLDIRNLLNRKNIVSVYSATGSPDVTGDQTNKATPDYMQDPTNYASPRTIYVGIDIKL